The genomic stretch AACCATCGGTTTCGTCGATCTCGGTTGTGTGTTGATACTGGGTCTGTTTGAGCGATGTGAGCAGTGATTCGAGACGAGCAATATATTGGGCGCTCGGGTTGAAGCTCGAAACGTCGACCTCGTCGCCAACGACCGGATGCGGAGCAACAAAACTAATGAGCAGCAGAGCAGTGGCAAGTTTCATATTTGTCATGGCGGTGCTATTGGGATGCTTGTTGTCGAATTTGGTGTGGCGAGCAGACTCGGTAGCGATTGGCGATTTCGATCGTTCGCTGAACCGCTTCTACCGCAGCGGTATGGTCCTGTGAAAAGTTGACCCGAATGCTGATGGTGAATTGTGGTCCGAACTGCATGCCGGGCGTGACGATGACATCGCCGCATCAGACTTCACCTCCAGCGGGTTGACAGCATAGTCCGCCATGAAGGTCGTATTGCGTGCAACTCCGGCATTCCAAAGAGACTTCAAGACGGGCATTCCGCCGACGCATGAATCTGCGAGGAAAACGGGTCGTGATTTTCGTGATGGATTCGTCGTGGTTTGCATTCGCTTGTCATTTACTCTGTGGCCGAACGAGATTTTAGGACAGCTTCATACAGTTCGCTGGAAAGTTTCATCCGAGCTTCAGTGTTCAGCTGTGGATGCTCGTGAGCAAAAAAGGCGACTGTGGTTCCGTCTTCGAAGTGGCGTCGAATCCAGTTCCGAGCGGCGGTTGTTCCGCTACCTCCGCCGCCATGTTCCGCCATCACTGACTTTCCATTCTCGTGTCGCACCTGCCAGCCAAATCCGTGCTCAACCGGCTCACCGTTGTCGAACGTGCCTTGCGTGAAAAGCAAGTTGTAGCCGTTTTTCGAAAGCAGCCGAGGATCCTTTTGCCAAAGGGCCTTGTCCCATTTTGCGTAATCAACAAGCGTGGTGACCATGTTTCCCGAACCATTGAAGCGATGGCTGTCTGTCGTGCCGGTCAGTTCCAATACGTCGAAAATCCGGCGTTGCTGAAATTGATGAAACGGCTCACCGACGATCACTTCGATGATTCTGGTCAGCAGGACGTAGCCGGAATTCGTGTACTCGTATTCGATTCCGGGGGCACGACGCAGATCCATCGTCGCCAGCCACTCGGCATGAATTTCATTGGTCAGGTGAGGCAGACCGCGTTCCTCTCTGAACTTCACGATCGCTGCCTGTTCTTTTTTCTCGATGAAGTTTGCGAGGCCACTTGTGTGCCACATCAAGTCTTTCACATAAAGCTCGCGACCTTTGACTGGCAGGTCCAGGTTGGGAAGGTAATGCGACACCTTCGCGTCCATGTCCAGTCGACCTTCTTCGATCAACATCGCCGCGCACAATGCAGCGTATTGTTTCGTGACCGATGCCAGTCTGAGAGGAGTGCGTGAAGTGACGCGTGGCCCTTTGACAAAGCCGTAGCCTTTTTGATGCTGGACGACACCGTTTTGCGTCACGAGCACGCCGATTCCGCCAACGGCTTCGGTGGGAATGGTTCGTCGAATGACATCGCCAATGCCGTCGAGTTCAATCGCTTCGGGGTCTTTGGTATCGGCCAGCCAATGAACAGCATAGCCGATCATGAATTCTTTGCCGTCGGCCATTTCCGGATGTGACGAGAAACAGAAGACTCGCCCGTCACCATACTCCGCACGCACAATCGCCGACGTCCCCGGCATCACGCCCTCTGGCGCACCGTTTTCGGCAATTTCCGTTTTGTAGATGGCCAGACTTTGATAGTCCGGCACGTTTTTATCGTCCCATTCGCGACGCCCCAGTAACGACCCATGACCGTAGTAGATGTCTGTTGTTTCACCGATGTGGCCAAAGAACGAAGAACCTTCTGGAGACAACTGCAATTCGACCGTTCCTTTGCCACGCGCCCAATGCCTTCGGTCAACAACCCTGGCATCAATTAGATTCAACGACCACGAGTAATCGTTCGTCGCCAGATAGCTTCCAGCGCAGATGCCGAGAAAGCCACCGCCATTGTCGACAAACGCGGTCACAGCTCCCCGAGAGCGGTAACACGATTTATCACGCCCACGATTGCACACAGTAAAAAGAGCGTGACAGCGATGAAATTCGACATGGTGGCTGATTCCAACTCGATTCGGCTCAATGGGGTTCTCCGTTGACTCGATTCTATCGAAGCAAGCAACGACGGGATAGAATTGGCGATAACAACACCGGAGACCACGATGCTAATTTCACGACGAGAGTTTTGCGGAGCGGTTGGGGCGAGTCTTGCCGCAGCCAACATCAACTTGTTCGCTGATGAATCAAAACCAAAGCCGCTTCGAGTGATTGCCTACAACATCTTCAAGCTCACTGGCTGGCCACATCAACGCAAATTGGCCCAGCAAGCTGTTGCCAAAGGCCAGATGGCAAAGCGAATGGCGATGGAATTGACTCTGCACGATCCCGACATCATCAACTTCTCAGAATCTCCCAGAGAGGAACTGACCAAAGAAGTTGCAGAACTGATGGGAATGAATCACGTTCGATTCCCCAGCGGCGGCAATTGGCCGGGAACTCTGCTGAGTAAATTTGAGATCATCGAGGATCAGAACGCACCAATGAGAAGCGAGAGACCGAAAGAGTTGTTTACCCGGCATTGGGGCCGGGCAACGGTCAAACTATCCAACGGCGATCCGTGGATCGTTCATTCCGCTCATCTTTACCCTACCGCCGATCCCACGGTTCGGCTGAGAGAGATCCGAGCGATGATCGATTCAATGAAACCGGATCTCGATGCCGGGCGGTCAATGCTTCTAATCGGCGATCTCAATCACGGCCCCGACACGGAAGAGTACAAACTTTGGATTAACGCTGGGTGGGTGGACACATTTGCCAAGGTAGACAAAGGCGAAGGACCCACGATCAAGTCTGATATTCCCAAGTGGCGGATCGATTACGTCATGGCCGCTGGACCAATTGCCGAACGAGTGAGTGAATCGAGACCGTTGTTTGAAGGTGCGTTCCGCCTGAACATCAACGACAAGGAATCGTTTGCGTTGAGCGATCACTTGCCGCAATTGGCAGTGTTTGAATAGTAATCAACGAGAGGTCGGGAACCGTGGCGGAATCACTTGAACCATTCATGACTCCACCTGAGATCGCCAAGTAGCTGCGTGTTTCGCCCAAGACAGTTCACGGTTGGATTCGTCAGGCCGAACGGAGGGCGGTCAATGTTGGAAGCGGAACAAGCGTACGTCCAATTCAAGTCGCTCAAATCGATTCACACATTCCAAGGGTCAGCACGCGTTTTCGACCTGCATGCAGCGATTGATCATGGCGTTGACCTCAAACCCACACAGTTCAGTTTCAAACAGATTTACACGTCACGGCCCCCAACTGGAAAGCAGTGATCGCTGTGAAGATAGCGAAGACCACCAATATCCGACTGAATCATGCCTGTCTCTGACTCGCGTGTCATCCCAACTCTATTGCTGCTGTTGAAATCACATGTTCGACCACGAAGGCTCTCGCGTTGAGTTTCTCAAAATTCTCGCCGAGATGGGTGAAGAGCCTGCATTCATCGCCAGAGCGCGTGCTCCCGAAGTTGCCTTAACGGCTCTATTGAAAAGCTGCGAAATACGTCGTGCTGAGATGCTGTTGTGGCCGCGGCGTCATTTCACAGCGCTTCGGCGACGTGTCAGCGATGATTGGGACCGCCTCGCACCACTTCTCATCGACAGCGATTCCCAGTTGGTTTTCAACAAACTCGCGACAGAACTTCCCGACTTGGATGTTCCTGGTGGTTCGCTGCTTCCAAGCGACAAAAAGCTACTTCGTGCTTTTCTAGAATCCGCTGGCCGATTCAACACTGCTTGGCTTCGCTTTCTTGATGTTGCCGGCTTGGATAAAGTCAATCGCTTGCGAGACGACTACAATCAGTACTATCCCATGGAGAAATCGTGTGCATTTGGCTCAGACACAGCCGCCAACGATTTCACGCCGCTGCCAACACTTGCTCCAAACTTTCTAACGGATCGGTTCCCACCGCTCGCCATTCCTTCGCTGGCTTAACATTTCCATCGTCCTAAAGACGCGCCCGAACAACCATTCGATGCACCGGAGTGCCAAAGTCACGT from Rubripirellula tenax encodes the following:
- a CDS encoding endonuclease/exonuclease/phosphatase family protein — translated: MLISRREFCGAVGASLAAANINLFADESKPKPLRVIAYNIFKLTGWPHQRKLAQQAVAKGQMAKRMAMELTLHDPDIINFSESPREELTKEVAELMGMNHVRFPSGGNWPGTLLSKFEIIEDQNAPMRSERPKELFTRHWGRATVKLSNGDPWIVHSAHLYPTADPTVRLREIRAMIDSMKPDLDAGRSMLLIGDLNHGPDTEEYKLWINAGWVDTFAKVDKGEGPTIKSDIPKWRIDYVMAAGPIAERVSESRPLFEGAFRLNINDKESFALSDHLPQLAVFE
- a CDS encoding serine hydrolase domain-containing protein; the protein is MQLSPEGSSFFGHIGETTDIYYGHGSLLGRREWDDKNVPDYQSLAIYKTEIAENGAPEGVMPGTSAIVRAEYGDGRVFCFSSHPEMADGKEFMIGYAVHWLADTKDPEAIELDGIGDVIRRTIPTEAVGGIGVLVTQNGVVQHQKGYGFVKGPRVTSRTPLRLASVTKQYAALCAAMLIEEGRLDMDAKVSHYLPNLDLPVKGRELYVKDLMWHTSGLANFIEKKEQAAIVKFREERGLPHLTNEIHAEWLATMDLRRAPGIEYEYTNSGYVLLTRIIEVIVGEPFHQFQQRRIFDVLELTGTTDSHRFNGSGNMVTTLVDYAKWDKALWQKDPRLLSKNGYNLLFTQGTFDNGEPVEHGFGWQVRHENGKSVMAEHGGGGSGTTAARNWIRRHFEDGTTVAFFAHEHPQLNTEARMKLSSELYEAVLKSRSATE